In the genome of Dermacentor silvarum isolate Dsil-2018 chromosome 1, BIME_Dsil_1.4, whole genome shotgun sequence, one region contains:
- the LOC119430934 gene encoding BTB/POZ domain-containing protein Tiwaz isoform X2 encodes MAVARATGQPPPASSPVYAGRFSVASPLQDVPKDGLTDFIPKKSLRRSVANESPRSWMDPKLMLSASPDTNFSPKISGIPCVAAASRYTAPVHIDVGGTIYTSSLETLTKHPESRLARMFNGSIPIVLDSLKQHYFIDRDGKMFRHVLNFLRTNTLAVPDNFAELELLYEEARYYDIPALTRQLEALRAQRQRRAAQQQAPGVASTTSTSPSQLSPASAQPKRPDQTNHCDGLVAPSEPDAERFHDSAFQCLALNISPEMGERIVISGERSLVEHVFPEISQALMDVRSGVAWNQDTKHVIRFPLNGYCKLNSLQTITRLLNAGFRVMASNGGGVEGQQFSEYLFVRKNLPA; translated from the exons CCCCCTCCAGGACGTTCCTAAAGATGGGCTTACAGACTTCATTCCCAAAAAGAGCCTTAGAAGAAGCGTTGCGAACGAAAGTCCAAG GAGTTGGATGGACCCGAAGCTTATGCTGTCCGCCTCGCCGGACACCAATTTCAGTCCTAAGATCTCCGGCATTCCTTGCGTCGCCGCGGCGTCGCGATACACGGCACCCGTGCACATCGATGTCGGTGGCACAATCTACACCTCGTCGCTGGAGACACTCACCAA GCACCCGGAGTCCCGGCTGGCGCGCATGTTCAACGGCAGCATCCCGATCGTGCTGGACAGCCTGAAGCAGCACTACTTCATCGACCGGGACGGCAAGATGTTCCGGCACGTGCTCAACTTCCTGCGCACCAACACGCTGGCCGTGCCGGACAACTTCGCCGAGCTGGAGCTGCTGTACGAGGAGGCGCGCTACTACGACATCCCGGCGCTCACGCGGCAGCTGGAGGCTCTGCGCGCCcagcggcagcggcgcgccgcccaGCAGCAGGCGCCGGGCGTGGCCAGCACGacgagcacgtcgccgtcgcagctGAGCCCGGCGTCGGCGCAGCCCAAGCGACCCGACCAGACCAACCACTGCGACGGCCTGGTGGCGCCCTCGGAGCCCGACGCCGAGCGCTTCCACGACTCGGCCTTCCAGTGCCTGGCGCTCAACATCAGCCCCGAGATGGGCGAGCGCATCGTCATCAGCGGCGAGCGGTCGCTCGTCGAGCACGTCTTCCCCGAGATCTCGCAGGCCCTGATGGACGTGCGCAGCGGGGTCGCCTGGAACCAGGACACCAAGCACGTGATCCGGTTCCCGCTCAACGGCTACTGCAAGCTCAACTCGCTGCAGACCATCACGAGGCTGCTGAACGCCGGCTTTCGGGTGATGGCCTCCAACGGCGGCGGTGTCGAGGGACAGCAGTTCAGCGAGTACCTCTTTGTGCGCAAGAACCTGCCCGCCTGA
- the LOC119430934 gene encoding BTB/POZ domain-containing protein Tiwaz isoform X3, with amino-acid sequence MSSSSNWSSPLQDVPKDGLTDFIPKKSLRRSVANESPRSWMDPKLMLSASPDTNFSPKISGIPCVAAASRYTAPVHIDVGGTIYTSSLETLTKHPESRLARMFNGSIPIVLDSLKQHYFIDRDGKMFRHVLNFLRTNTLAVPDNFAELELLYEEARYYDIPALTRQLEALRAQRQRRAAQQQAPGVASTTSTSPSQLSPASAQPKRPDQTNHCDGLVAPSEPDAERFHDSAFQCLALNISPEMGERIVISGERSLVEHVFPEISQALMDVRSGVAWNQDTKHVIRFPLNGYCKLNSLQTITRLLNAGFRVMASNGGGVEGQQFSEYLFVRKNLPA; translated from the exons CCCCCTCCAGGACGTTCCTAAAGATGGGCTTACAGACTTCATTCCCAAAAAGAGCCTTAGAAGAAGCGTTGCGAACGAAAGTCCAAG GAGTTGGATGGACCCGAAGCTTATGCTGTCCGCCTCGCCGGACACCAATTTCAGTCCTAAGATCTCCGGCATTCCTTGCGTCGCCGCGGCGTCGCGATACACGGCACCCGTGCACATCGATGTCGGTGGCACAATCTACACCTCGTCGCTGGAGACACTCACCAA GCACCCGGAGTCCCGGCTGGCGCGCATGTTCAACGGCAGCATCCCGATCGTGCTGGACAGCCTGAAGCAGCACTACTTCATCGACCGGGACGGCAAGATGTTCCGGCACGTGCTCAACTTCCTGCGCACCAACACGCTGGCCGTGCCGGACAACTTCGCCGAGCTGGAGCTGCTGTACGAGGAGGCGCGCTACTACGACATCCCGGCGCTCACGCGGCAGCTGGAGGCTCTGCGCGCCcagcggcagcggcgcgccgcccaGCAGCAGGCGCCGGGCGTGGCCAGCACGacgagcacgtcgccgtcgcagctGAGCCCGGCGTCGGCGCAGCCCAAGCGACCCGACCAGACCAACCACTGCGACGGCCTGGTGGCGCCCTCGGAGCCCGACGCCGAGCGCTTCCACGACTCGGCCTTCCAGTGCCTGGCGCTCAACATCAGCCCCGAGATGGGCGAGCGCATCGTCATCAGCGGCGAGCGGTCGCTCGTCGAGCACGTCTTCCCCGAGATCTCGCAGGCCCTGATGGACGTGCGCAGCGGGGTCGCCTGGAACCAGGACACCAAGCACGTGATCCGGTTCCCGCTCAACGGCTACTGCAAGCTCAACTCGCTGCAGACCATCACGAGGCTGCTGAACGCCGGCTTTCGGGTGATGGCCTCCAACGGCGGCGGTGTCGAGGGACAGCAGTTCAGCGAGTACCTCTTTGTGCGCAAGAACCTGCCCGCCTGA
- the LOC119430934 gene encoding BTB/POZ domain-containing protein Tiwaz isoform X1 produces MEEEEEIVWILLASCFLEMDKEQQKKRTPRKRRCPLQDVPKDGLTDFIPKKSLRRSVANESPRSWMDPKLMLSASPDTNFSPKISGIPCVAAASRYTAPVHIDVGGTIYTSSLETLTKHPESRLARMFNGSIPIVLDSLKQHYFIDRDGKMFRHVLNFLRTNTLAVPDNFAELELLYEEARYYDIPALTRQLEALRAQRQRRAAQQQAPGVASTTSTSPSQLSPASAQPKRPDQTNHCDGLVAPSEPDAERFHDSAFQCLALNISPEMGERIVISGERSLVEHVFPEISQALMDVRSGVAWNQDTKHVIRFPLNGYCKLNSLQTITRLLNAGFRVMASNGGGVEGQQFSEYLFVRKNLPA; encoded by the exons CCCCCTCCAGGACGTTCCTAAAGATGGGCTTACAGACTTCATTCCCAAAAAGAGCCTTAGAAGAAGCGTTGCGAACGAAAGTCCAAG GAGTTGGATGGACCCGAAGCTTATGCTGTCCGCCTCGCCGGACACCAATTTCAGTCCTAAGATCTCCGGCATTCCTTGCGTCGCCGCGGCGTCGCGATACACGGCACCCGTGCACATCGATGTCGGTGGCACAATCTACACCTCGTCGCTGGAGACACTCACCAA GCACCCGGAGTCCCGGCTGGCGCGCATGTTCAACGGCAGCATCCCGATCGTGCTGGACAGCCTGAAGCAGCACTACTTCATCGACCGGGACGGCAAGATGTTCCGGCACGTGCTCAACTTCCTGCGCACCAACACGCTGGCCGTGCCGGACAACTTCGCCGAGCTGGAGCTGCTGTACGAGGAGGCGCGCTACTACGACATCCCGGCGCTCACGCGGCAGCTGGAGGCTCTGCGCGCCcagcggcagcggcgcgccgcccaGCAGCAGGCGCCGGGCGTGGCCAGCACGacgagcacgtcgccgtcgcagctGAGCCCGGCGTCGGCGCAGCCCAAGCGACCCGACCAGACCAACCACTGCGACGGCCTGGTGGCGCCCTCGGAGCCCGACGCCGAGCGCTTCCACGACTCGGCCTTCCAGTGCCTGGCGCTCAACATCAGCCCCGAGATGGGCGAGCGCATCGTCATCAGCGGCGAGCGGTCGCTCGTCGAGCACGTCTTCCCCGAGATCTCGCAGGCCCTGATGGACGTGCGCAGCGGGGTCGCCTGGAACCAGGACACCAAGCACGTGATCCGGTTCCCGCTCAACGGCTACTGCAAGCTCAACTCGCTGCAGACCATCACGAGGCTGCTGAACGCCGGCTTTCGGGTGATGGCCTCCAACGGCGGCGGTGTCGAGGGACAGCAGTTCAGCGAGTACCTCTTTGTGCGCAAGAACCTGCCCGCCTGA
- the LOC119430934 gene encoding BTB/POZ domain-containing protein Tiwaz isoform X4 encodes MDPKLMLSASPDTNFSPKISGIPCVAAASRYTAPVHIDVGGTIYTSSLETLTKHPESRLARMFNGSIPIVLDSLKQHYFIDRDGKMFRHVLNFLRTNTLAVPDNFAELELLYEEARYYDIPALTRQLEALRAQRQRRAAQQQAPGVASTTSTSPSQLSPASAQPKRPDQTNHCDGLVAPSEPDAERFHDSAFQCLALNISPEMGERIVISGERSLVEHVFPEISQALMDVRSGVAWNQDTKHVIRFPLNGYCKLNSLQTITRLLNAGFRVMASNGGGVEGQQFSEYLFVRKNLPA; translated from the exons ATGGACCCGAAGCTTATGCTGTCCGCCTCGCCGGACACCAATTTCAGTCCTAAGATCTCCGGCATTCCTTGCGTCGCCGCGGCGTCGCGATACACGGCACCCGTGCACATCGATGTCGGTGGCACAATCTACACCTCGTCGCTGGAGACACTCACCAA GCACCCGGAGTCCCGGCTGGCGCGCATGTTCAACGGCAGCATCCCGATCGTGCTGGACAGCCTGAAGCAGCACTACTTCATCGACCGGGACGGCAAGATGTTCCGGCACGTGCTCAACTTCCTGCGCACCAACACGCTGGCCGTGCCGGACAACTTCGCCGAGCTGGAGCTGCTGTACGAGGAGGCGCGCTACTACGACATCCCGGCGCTCACGCGGCAGCTGGAGGCTCTGCGCGCCcagcggcagcggcgcgccgcccaGCAGCAGGCGCCGGGCGTGGCCAGCACGacgagcacgtcgccgtcgcagctGAGCCCGGCGTCGGCGCAGCCCAAGCGACCCGACCAGACCAACCACTGCGACGGCCTGGTGGCGCCCTCGGAGCCCGACGCCGAGCGCTTCCACGACTCGGCCTTCCAGTGCCTGGCGCTCAACATCAGCCCCGAGATGGGCGAGCGCATCGTCATCAGCGGCGAGCGGTCGCTCGTCGAGCACGTCTTCCCCGAGATCTCGCAGGCCCTGATGGACGTGCGCAGCGGGGTCGCCTGGAACCAGGACACCAAGCACGTGATCCGGTTCCCGCTCAACGGCTACTGCAAGCTCAACTCGCTGCAGACCATCACGAGGCTGCTGAACGCCGGCTTTCGGGTGATGGCCTCCAACGGCGGCGGTGTCGAGGGACAGCAGTTCAGCGAGTACCTCTTTGTGCGCAAGAACCTGCCCGCCTGA